In Sceloporus undulatus isolate JIND9_A2432 ecotype Alabama chromosome 7, SceUnd_v1.1, whole genome shotgun sequence, one DNA window encodes the following:
- the CARD9 gene encoding caspase recruitment domain-containing protein 9 produces MSDLEDDEETCWNNLENFRVKLISVIDPSRITPYLRQCKVINHDDEEQILNDPNLVIRKRKTGVLLDILQRTGQKGFVAFLESLELYYPQLYKKITGKEPTRVFSMIIDTAGESSLTELLMNEISKLQSANREERQKIQELNQLLQTKEDIIKEMRVRDNVLRKHQERAQRMKEERDNLSKELKRCKDENYELAMSYARQSEEKNVALMKNRDLQLEIDSLRHSLMKAEDDCKLERKHTLKLRHAIEQRPSHEVVWEIQREKDLLLAKNKELESTLQVTKKGSSEKENVSIQALEAERAQMLREHQELVNTIYDLRQMLRRTEDLREKLMEEKEVLELQCTSLQNDNRVYQDRIQTILKQMEEVAAERDQALLNQERFHRQYSKSLREKDIYRKQIRELGEKCDDLQLQLFQKEGQLLSTEAKFKRLRLDPSSLTSDLEETSSRSSQEEMRKGQPVNIHSQKEAILSLSFSCMELTSPGNPDEDVKGTEKKGSNVKDQEEFSALGNMQLSQSPQEGSSLNGELTEKERRRMKDTFEQYRRKRALRKMHKVRYHEVDWENTSGSDNTDTEGS; encoded by the exons ATGTCTGACTTAGAAGACGATGAGGAGACTTGTTGGAACAACCTGGAGAACTTCCGTGTCAAGTTGATCTCCGTGATCGATCCTTCTAGGATCACCCCTTACCTCCGGCAGTGCAAAGTTATAAACCATGATGATGAGGAACAGATCCTTAATGACCCCAACCTGGTGATCCGGAAAAGAAAAACAG GCGTTCTCCTTGATATCCTCCAAAGGACAGGTCAGAAAGGTTTTGTAGCATTTCTTGAGAGCCTAGAACTCTACTATCCTCAGCTTTacaagaaaataacaggaaaagaaCCCACCAGGGTCTTCTCAATGATTATAG ATACAGCTGGAGAGTCCAGCCTGACAGAGCTGCTGATGAATGAGATCTCAAAGCTTCAAAGCGCCAACCGTGAGGAAAGGCAAAAAATCCAGGAGCTGAACCAGCTGCTCCAGACCAAGGAGGACATCATCAAGGAGATGCGGGTGAGGGACAACGTCTTGCGCAAGcaccaggaaagggcacagcggATGAAGGAGGAGAGGGACAACCTCAGCAAGGAACTGAAGCGATGCAAAGACGAAAACTATGAACTGGCTATGAGCTACGCAAGGCAGAGTGAGGAGAAAAATGTGGCCCTGATGAAGAACCGGGATCTGCAGCTGGAG ATTGACAGCTTGAGGCACAGCTTGATGAAGGCCGAGGATGACTGTAAGCTGGAGCGAAAGCATACGTTGAAGCTGAGGCACGCCATTGAGCAGAGGCCCAGCCATGAGGTTGTGTGGGAGATCCAAAGGGAGAAGGACCTGCTCTTGGCCAAGAACAAGGAGCTGGAAAGTACCTTACAG GTCACCAAGAAAGGCAGCTCTGAGAAGGAGAATGTTTCCATCCAGGCTCTTGAGGCGGAGCGAGCCCAGATGTTGAGAGAGCACCAGGAGCTTGTAAATACGATCTATGATTTGCGCCAAATGCTCCGGCGAACCGAAGATCTGCGGGAAAAA CTtatggaagaaaaggaggtgtTGGAGTTGCAATGCACATCTCTCCAGAACGACAACCGGGTTTACCAGGATCGTATCCAGACCATCTTGAAACAGATGGAAGAGGTGGCTGCCGAAAGGGATCAG GCTCTCTTGAATCAAGAGAGGTTCCACAGACAGTATTCCAAGAGTCTGAGAGAGAAAGACATCTACCGGAAGCAGATCAGAGAACTTGGAGAGAAGTGCGATGACCTGCAGCTCCAGCTCTTCCAGAAAGAAGGGCAGCTGCTTAGTACGGAAGCCAAGTTCAAAAGATTACGCCTTGATCCTTCATCACTG ACTTCAGACCTAGAGGAAACATCATCCAGAAGCTCCCAAGAA GAAATGAGAAAAGGACAACCAGTGAACATTCATTCACAAAAAGAAgctattctctccctctctttttcttgcatGGAGCTGACCTCTCCTGGAAATCCAGATGAAGATGTGAAAGGCACAGAGAAAA aAGGCTCCAACGTAAAGGACCAGGAGGAATTCAGTGCTTTGGGAAATATGCAGCTTTCTCAGTCGCCACAG GAAGGCAGCTCGCTCAATGGAGAACTAACAGAGAAAGAACGCCGGCGAATGAAGGACACTTTTGAGCAGTACCGGAG AAAGAGAGCCCTGCGGAAAATGCATAAAGTCAGGTACCACGAAGTGGACTGGGAAAACACATCCGGCAGCGACAACACAGACACCGAAGGCTCCTGA